In Columba livia isolate bColLiv1 breed racing homer chromosome Z, bColLiv1.pat.W.v2, whole genome shotgun sequence, one DNA window encodes the following:
- the ZBTB5 gene encoding zinc finger and BTB domain-containing protein 5 gives MDFPGHFEQIFQQLNYQRLHGQLCDCVIVVGNRHFKAHRSVLAACSTHFRALFTVAEGDQTMNMIQLDSEVVTAEAFAALIDMMYTSTLMLGESNVMDVLLAASHLHLNSVVKACKHYLTTRTLPMSPPSDRVQEQNARMQRSFMLQQLGLSIVSSALNSTQSTEEQPTALSSSMRSSMEQRAAFPIRRLHKRKQSSEDRGRQRIRPAMDESVSDVAAESGQAVVHSREDFFSPDSLKIVDSSKADAVADNPEDNTIMFDQSFGAQEDAQVPSQSDNSAGNISQMSMASQATQVETSFDQEPASEKNSFPCENPEVGLNEKEHMRVVVKSEPLSSPEPQDEVSDVTSQAEGSESVEVEGGVVSAEKIELSPESSDRSFSDPQSSTDRVGDIHIVEVSNNLEHKSTFSISNFLNKSRGGGFGAGQNSDDNIPNTTSDCRMDSDASYLMSPESGPAGGHSSATVSHVENPFSEPADSHFVRPMQDVMGLPCVQTSGYRAVEQFGMDFPRSGLGLHSLSRAMMGSVRGGASSFPGYRRIAPKMPVVTSVRSSQLQESSSSSQLIMNGTASFESGHPSQPGPPQLTRASADVLSKCKKALSEHNVLVVEGARKYACKICCKTFLTLTDCKKHIRVHTGEKPYACLKCGKRFSQSSHLYKHSKTTCLRWQSSNLPSALL, from the coding sequence ATGGATTTTCCAGGACACTTTGAGCAAATCTTTCAGCAGCTCAACTACCAGAGGCTTCATGGCCAGCTTTGCGACTGCGTCATCGTGGTGGGAAACAGGCATTTCAAGGCCCACCGCTCTGTCTTGGCAGCGTGTAGCACACATTTCCGAGCGCTGTTCACCGTAGCAGAAGGAGATCAGACTATGAACATGATTCAGCTGGACAGCGAGGTGGTGACAGCGGAAGCGTTCGCCGCTCTGATAGACATGATGTATACTTCCACACTGATGCTCGGGGAGAGCAACGTCATGGATGTCCTGCTGGCTGCTTCCCACTTGCATTTGAACTCCGTCGTTAAGGCGTGCAAACACTACCTTACCACCAGGACGCTGCCCATGTCTCCACCGAGCGACAGAGTTCAGGAGCAAAACGCGCGCATGCAGAGGTCGTTCATGCTCCAGCAGCTCGGGCTGAGCATCGTGAGCTCTGCCTTAAATTCCACGCAGAGCACCGAGGAACAGCCGACCGCCCTGAGCTCCTCGATGAGGAGCAGCATGGAGCAGCGCGCTGCTTTCCCCATCCGTCGTCTCCACAAGCGCAAACAGTCTTCCGAGGATCGGGGCCGGCAGCGCATCAGGCCTGCCATGGACGAGTCTGTGTCCGACGTGGCTGCGGAGAGCGGGCAGGCAGTGGTTCATTCACGGGAAGATTTCTTCTCCCCAGACTCGCTGAAGATTGTGGACAGCTCTAAGGCTGATGCGGTTGCTGACAACCCGGAGGACAATACTATTATGTTTGATCAGTCTTTCGGTGCTCAGGAAGATGCTCAAGTGCCCAGCCAGTCTGACAACAGCGCAGGAAACATTTCACAGATGTCCATGGCGTCCCAGGCAACGCAGGTGGAAACCAGCTTTGACCAGGAGCCTGCTTCTGAGAAGAACAGCTTCCCCTGCGAGAATCCAGAGGTCGGCCTGAACGAGAAGGAGCACATGCGGGTGGTGGTGAAGTCCGAGCCGCTGAGCTCGCCCGAGCCTCAGGACGAGGTGAGCGATGTCACTTCCCAAGCAGAGGGCAGCGAGTCTGTTGAAGTGGAAGGAGGAGTAGTGAGCGCGGAGAAGATAGAACTGAGTCCCGAGAGCAGTGATCGCAGCTTTTCTGACCCACAGTCCAGTACCGACAGGGTGGGAGACATCCATATTGTGGAGGTGTCAAATAACCTGGAACACAAGTCTACGTTCAGTATCTCaaattttctgaataaaagCAGAGGTGGTGGCTTTGGTGCTGGTCAGAACAGCGATGACAACATTCCCAATACCACCAGTGACTGCAGAATGGACAGCGACGCCTCTTACCTGATGAGTCCGGAGTCGGGGCCTGCTGGTGGCCATTCGTCTGCCACCGTCTCTCATGTCGAGAACCCGTTTAGTGAGCCTGCAGACTCTCACTTTGTTAGGCCAATGCAGGATGTGATGGGTCTCCCCTGCGTACAGACTTCTGGGTACCGGGCTGTGGAACAGTTTGGCATGGATTTTCCACGGTCGGGCTTGGGCTTGCACTCCCTGTCACGGGCAATGATGGGCTCAGTCAGAGGCGGAGCCAGCAGCTTTCCTGGGTACCGCCGCATCGCCCCCAAAATGCCGGTGGTGACCTCGGTCAGGAgctcccagctgcaggagagctcctccagctcccagctcaTCATGAACGGCACCGCGTCTTTCGAAAGCGGGCACCCGTCGCAGCCCGGCCCGCCGCAGCTGACCAGGGCGTCCGCCGATGTCCTCTCCAAGTGCAAGAAGGCCTTATCGGAGCACAACGTCTTGGTCGTGGAAGGCGCGCGCAAGTACGCGTGCAAGATCTGCTGCAAGACGTTCCTGACCCTGACGGACTGCAAGAAGCACATCCGCGTGCACACCGGAGAAAAGCCTTACGCCTGCCTCAAGTGCGGCAAGCGGTTCAGCCAGTCCAGCCACCTCTACAAGCACTCCAAGACCACCTGCCTGCGGTGGCAGAGCAGCAACCTGCCCAGCGCGCTGCTGTGA